One Lysinibacillus fusiformis genomic window carries:
- a CDS encoding ABC transporter ATP-binding protein, protein MSVLEVQQVTGGYTRKPVIKDLSFTIEKGELVGLIGLNGAGKSTTIKHIIGTMLPKAGDIRLNGVTLKEDTDKYRTSFSYIPETPVLYDELTLREHLELTAMAYGLDEASLAARSEVLLKEFRMEKRLNWFPSHFSKGMRQKVMIMCAFLVNPSLYIIDEPFVGLDPLGIQSLLDQMDEKKKEGASILMSTHILSTAEKHCDRIILLHEGRVRAQGTMADLRKAFGMPHATLDDLYIAMTKERDHEELA, encoded by the coding sequence ATGTCGGTATTAGAGGTACAGCAAGTGACAGGTGGATATACAAGAAAGCCTGTTATTAAGGACTTATCATTTACGATTGAAAAAGGAGAACTTGTTGGATTAATTGGATTAAATGGAGCAGGGAAAAGTACAACCATTAAGCATATTATCGGAACGATGTTGCCAAAAGCGGGTGACATCCGCTTAAATGGTGTGACGTTAAAGGAAGATACGGACAAGTATCGTACCTCGTTTTCGTATATTCCAGAAACCCCTGTTTTGTATGATGAGTTAACGCTACGTGAACATTTAGAGTTAACAGCGATGGCTTATGGTTTAGATGAGGCTTCACTTGCAGCACGATCTGAAGTTTTGTTAAAGGAATTCCGCATGGAAAAGCGACTCAATTGGTTCCCATCTCATTTCTCAAAAGGGATGCGTCAAAAGGTCATGATTATGTGTGCTTTCTTAGTCAATCCGAGTCTTTATATAATTGATGAGCCGTTTGTTGGTTTAGATCCACTTGGTATTCAATCATTACTTGATCAGATGGATGAAAAGAAAAAAGAAGGCGCTTCGATTTTAATGTCAACACATATATTATCGACTGCTGAAAAGCACTGTGACCGAATTATATTATTGCATGAAGGACGTGTGCGGGCACAAGGAACGATGGCAGACTTACGCAAGGCTTTTGGCATGCCACATGCTACATTGGATGATCTGTATATTGCGATGACAAAGGAGCGGGACCATGAAGAACTTGCGTGA
- the hemE gene encoding uroporphyrinogen decarboxylase, with the protein MTTFNDTLLRAARGERTEHTPVWYMRQAGRSQPEYRAIKEKYSLEEITHRPELCAYVTKLPVDNYNVDAAILYKDIVTPLPGIGIDVKIKAGVGPVISNPIRTVADVEKLGEFNAKEHTPFVLETIKLLTEEQLNVPLICFAGAPFTLASYMIEGGPSKNYNKTKSFMVSEPQAWFALMDKLADMIIADVSAQVEAGAKAIQIFDSWVGALNVEDYRVFIKPVMTRIFGELKKENVPLIQFGVGASHLVKEWHDLPIDVVGLDWRLPIKEARAKGITKPVQGNLDPSLLLADWSVIEKRTKDIIDQGLEVPGHIFNLGHGVFPEVDPDVLKRLTTLIHEYSAQQIQEHS; encoded by the coding sequence ATGACAACATTTAATGATACACTTCTTCGTGCTGCACGAGGAGAAAGAACAGAACATACACCAGTCTGGTATATGCGCCAAGCAGGACGCTCTCAACCAGAATATCGTGCGATTAAAGAAAAGTATTCTTTAGAAGAAATAACACATCGTCCAGAGCTATGTGCATACGTAACAAAATTACCAGTGGATAATTACAATGTAGACGCAGCTATTTTATATAAAGACATCGTTACACCACTACCAGGTATCGGCATAGATGTGAAAATCAAAGCAGGCGTAGGTCCTGTTATTTCTAATCCAATACGCACAGTTGCTGATGTAGAAAAATTAGGTGAGTTCAATGCGAAGGAACATACTCCATTCGTGTTAGAAACGATAAAATTATTAACTGAAGAGCAGTTGAATGTACCACTCATTTGCTTTGCAGGAGCACCTTTCACGCTAGCGAGCTATATGATTGAAGGTGGACCTTCTAAAAACTATAATAAAACAAAATCATTTATGGTATCAGAGCCACAAGCATGGTTTGCGTTAATGGACAAACTTGCAGATATGATTATTGCGGATGTTTCAGCTCAAGTCGAAGCGGGTGCCAAAGCGATTCAAATATTTGACTCTTGGGTCGGAGCTCTAAATGTCGAAGATTATCGTGTGTTCATCAAACCTGTCATGACACGTATTTTTGGCGAGTTGAAAAAAGAAAATGTGCCACTTATTCAATTCGGCGTCGGTGCAAGCCATCTAGTTAAAGAATGGCATGATTTGCCGATTGATGTCGTAGGTTTAGATTGGCGCTTACCAATCAAAGAAGCTCGTGCAAAAGGCATTACAAAACCAGTACAAGGAAACTTAGATCCATCATTATTACTTGCTGATTGGTCTGTTATTGAAAAACGTACGAAGGATATTATCGATCAAGGACTAGAAGTACCAGGTCATATTTTTAACTTAGGTCATGGTGTGTTTCCAGAGGTCGATCCAGATGTATTAAAACGTTTAACTACACTTATTCATGAGTACAGTGCACAGCAAATTCAAGAACATTCTTAA
- a CDS encoding exosporium protein: protein MKFQDFNINKICSKCHAHPCCCNTGPIQRCPVWPVKPTGPTGGVTGPTGSTGSTGATGATGATGSTGATGATGSTGSTGATGATGSSGATGSIGATGSTGSTGATGSTGATGATGDPGSTGATGSTGSTGSTGSTGSTGSTGATGDPGAIGATGATGATGATGATGGTGATGSTGSTGSTGSTGSTGSTGSTGSTGATGSTGATGSIGATGSTGATGDPGVIGATGSTGATGSTGATGATGATGSTGATGSTGDPGVIGVTGSTGATGSTGATGATGATGATGATGSTGATGATGSTGSTGSIGATGATGATGATGSTGATGSTGSTGSTGSTGSTGSTGSTGATGATGATGATGSTGSTGSTGPAFAEGFSAFTNNLSVSNSTTIANWSVASPYFTTPAFNPTTGVFTVPTTGRYTFEATINYSTTAAISVSLGGGINPSFAIRRNTTTNLISGLFPVLNVNVVLVLSLRAILGSGTVTLAGEVNLTAGDAIDLFYEANGLTVGLTLGGGTSGGIVWSCHRIS, encoded by the coding sequence ATGAAATTTCAAGATTTTAATATAAATAAGATTTGTAGCAAATGTCACGCACATCCTTGTTGTTGTAATACTGGTCCAATCCAAAGATGCCCAGTTTGGCCAGTTAAACCGACTGGACCAACCGGAGGAGTAACAGGCCCTACTGGCAGTACAGGCTCTACTGGCGCTACTGGGGCCACTGGGGCTACTGGCTCTACTGGGGCCACTGGGGCTACTGGCTCTACCGGCTCTACTGGGGCTACCGGCGCTACTGGCTCTTCTGGGGCTACTGGCTCTATCGGGGCTACCGGCTCTACCGGCTCTACTGGGGCTACTGGCTCTACTGGGGCCACTGGCGCTACCGGCGATCCTGGCTCTACTGGGGCTACTGGCTCTACCGGCTCTACTGGCTCTACTGGCTCTACTGGCTCTACTGGCTCTACTGGGGCTACCGGCGATCCTGGGGCTATTGGCGCTACTGGCGCTACCGGGGCCACTGGCGCTACCGGGGCCACTGGCGGTACTGGGGCTACTGGCTCTACTGGCTCTACTGGCTCTACTGGCTCTACTGGCTCTACTGGCTCTACTGGCTCTACTGGCTCTACTGGCGCTACCGGCTCTACTGGGGCTACTGGCTCTATCGGGGCTACCGGCTCTACTGGGGCTACCGGCGATCCTGGGGTTATTGGTGCTACTGGCTCTACCGGGGCTACTGGCTCTACCGGGGCTACTGGCGCTACTGGGGCCACTGGTTCTACTGGCGCTACTGGCTCTACCGGCGATCCTGGGGTTATAGGCGTTACTGGCTCTACTGGGGCTACTGGTTCTACCGGGGCTACTGGCGCTACCGGGGCTACTGGCGCTACTGGCGCTACTGGTTCTACTGGGGCTACCGGCGCTACTGGCTCTACTGGTTCTACTGGTTCTATTGGGGCTACCGGCGCTACTGGCGCTACTGGCGCTACTGGTTCTACTGGGGCTACTGGCTCTACTGGTTCTACTGGTTCTACTGGTTCTACTGGTTCTACTGGTTCTACTGGTTCTACTGGGGCTACCGGCGCTACTGGGGCTACTGGAGCTACTGGCTCTACTGGTTCTACTGGTTCTACTGGTCCAGCATTTGCGGAAGGATTCTCAGCCTTTACTAATAACTTATCTGTTAGTAACTCAACTACTATCGCCAACTGGAGCGTAGCATCTCCTTATTTCACAACACCTGCCTTTAATCCAACCACTGGTGTATTTACTGTTCCGACAACAGGTAGATACACATTTGAAGCTACTATTAACTATTCAACAACAGCTGCAATAAGCGTAAGTTTAGGTGGCGGAATAAACCCGTCATTTGCCATTCGCAGAAATACGACGACAAATTTAATAAGTGGATTATTCCCAGTACTAAATGTAAACGTCGTCCTCGTATTATCTTTACGAGCAATTCTAGGGAGCGGTACTGTAACACTAGCAGGTGAAGTCAATTTAACTGCTGGCGATGCCATTGATCTATTTTACGAGGCTAACGGTTTAACTGTTGGTCTTACCCTAGGAGGTGGTACCTCTGGTGGGATAGTGTGGTCATGTCATCGTATTTCATAG
- a CDS encoding antibiotic biosynthesis monooxygenase family protein, with product MYIYLTSGTAEFMEQVKNKYPNEHMMLIHGDGNSVLIHETEGKSVFATPRKFEILDTVNELEDSGFFVFNNIPVTEEGRPVFEHRFLNRARAIEDEPGFVAFRLLRPINGDTYIVMTQWHGPHSFEAWKNSQAYKTAHAERAESTGVRQQNIFSAASYVSTYSAAPKEEDKA from the coding sequence ATGTATATTTATTTAACTTCTGGCACAGCTGAATTTATGGAGCAGGTGAAAAATAAGTATCCGAACGAGCACATGATGCTAATACACGGAGATGGTAACTCGGTGCTCATACATGAAACTGAAGGTAAATCAGTATTTGCCACACCACGTAAATTTGAAATTTTAGATACTGTCAATGAATTAGAGGATAGTGGCTTTTTTGTCTTCAATAATATTCCTGTTACCGAAGAAGGTCGACCCGTATTTGAGCATCGTTTTTTAAATCGAGCCCGAGCAATCGAGGATGAACCTGGATTTGTAGCATTTCGTTTACTACGTCCAATAAATGGCGATACATATATCGTCATGACACAATGGCATGGTCCGCACTCATTTGAAGCATGGAAAAATTCCCAAGCCTATAAAACAGCACATGCTGAGCGGGCAGAATCTACGGGCGTACGCCAGCAAAATATCTTCTCAGCGGCTTCCTATGTTTCAACCTATAGTGCTGCACCAAAAGAAGAAGACAAGGCATAA
- the hemY gene encoding protoporphyrinogen oxidase, whose amino-acid sequence MMLVTQKRRKVVVIGGGITGLTAAFYMQKEARAKELPVDIVLVESSLRLGGKIQTLKKDGFIIERGPESFFDRENHVHMLAQDLGIEQELITSNTGPTYVAVGSQLYPIPSSLMSGATPHISSFITSGLFSLSGKIRAAGDFVLPRSAQDDDQPIGEFFRRRFGTEVVENLVEPLLAGTFAGDIEQLSMHSTFPQLYELEQKYRSLLIGMKKSGANFLSDNSIAKDKGIFQTFESGLETLIEKLEASLFPGTVQKGVKVEEIEHGKDGTVQVVLNNFSQIKADAVIIATPFHVAEKMFSKYQLLTELNSMKAATIATVTMAFKKEQLGELDALSFFVSRSSDFSITSCTWSNRKWPNTTPTDYVLLRSYIGRVGDEAIVALSDSEIEKTVLQDLRKTIGIDGTPIITVVSRWKNAMPQYTVGHEAKIERVKQELSEHFPTVRLSGSSFEGISIPECVEQGKKVAAELLTEMFTQECI is encoded by the coding sequence ATGATGTTGGTGACTCAAAAAAGACGTAAGGTAGTTGTTATTGGTGGTGGCATTACTGGCCTAACAGCTGCGTTCTATATGCAAAAGGAAGCGCGCGCAAAAGAATTGCCCGTAGATATCGTACTTGTGGAGTCGTCATTGCGCCTTGGCGGGAAAATCCAAACACTAAAAAAAGATGGTTTCATCATCGAGCGTGGACCGGAATCTTTTTTTGACCGTGAAAATCATGTTCATATGCTTGCACAGGATTTAGGCATTGAACAAGAGTTAATCACAAGTAATACGGGACCAACTTACGTAGCTGTTGGTAGTCAATTATATCCTATTCCAAGCAGTCTTATGTCAGGAGCAACGCCGCATATCTCCTCATTCATTACATCAGGGTTGTTTTCACTCAGCGGAAAAATTCGTGCAGCGGGAGACTTTGTCCTCCCTCGATCTGCACAGGATGACGACCAACCTATAGGAGAATTTTTTAGAAGAAGATTTGGAACAGAGGTTGTAGAAAATCTGGTAGAGCCTTTACTTGCGGGAACATTTGCCGGTGATATTGAGCAACTAAGCATGCACTCAACATTTCCACAGTTGTATGAATTAGAGCAAAAATATCGCAGTTTACTTATTGGTATGAAAAAATCAGGTGCGAATTTTTTAAGTGACAACAGTATTGCGAAAGATAAAGGGATTTTCCAAACATTTGAGAGTGGGCTCGAAACACTTATAGAAAAATTAGAAGCATCACTTTTTCCTGGGACGGTTCAAAAGGGTGTCAAAGTAGAAGAAATCGAACATGGCAAGGACGGAACAGTGCAAGTGGTGTTAAATAATTTTTCACAAATTAAAGCAGATGCTGTCATTATTGCTACACCGTTTCATGTAGCAGAGAAAATGTTTAGTAAATATCAGCTATTAACAGAATTGAACTCTATGAAGGCTGCAACAATTGCAACGGTCACTATGGCTTTTAAAAAGGAGCAACTTGGTGAATTGGATGCACTTTCATTTTTTGTCTCACGAAGTAGCGACTTTTCAATAACTTCCTGTACATGGAGCAATCGGAAATGGCCAAATACGACACCAACTGATTATGTGTTGTTACGCAGTTATATTGGACGTGTTGGCGATGAAGCTATTGTTGCTCTTTCCGATTCAGAGATTGAAAAGACGGTCCTACAAGATTTAAGAAAAACAATTGGTATCGATGGAACCCCTATAATAACAGTAGTATCCCGATGGAAAAATGCAATGCCCCAATATACAGTTGGACATGAAGCAAAGATTGAACGTGTGAAACAAGAATTGAGCGAACACTTCCCAACAGTTAGACTTTCAGGAAGTTCGTTTGAAGGTATATCAATTCCTGAATGCGTAGAACAAGGGAAAAAAGTTGCTGCTGAATTACTAACTGAAATGTTTACACAAGAATGTATATAA
- a CDS encoding amidohydrolase, translated as MKQNLFEKIDAHFEEMVAIRRHLHMHPELSFHEKETANYIIQFYKKLGIPVEPNVSGFGLIARIKGNKPGKTIALRADFDALPIQDEKDVPYKSTVPGVMHACGHDGHTATLLILGKLLWEMRDQLVGEYVLIHQHAEEADPGGAIGMVQAGALNGVDAIFGTHLSSNHPTGMIGYRVGPMMAAVDSFEMKIQGKGGHGAHPHQTKDAIVIGSQLVMNLQQLVARRVAPTESAVLTVGSFVASNADNIIADTAYLNGTIRTFEKDIRETMEREFKRVVQGTEIAHDCTIELDYRRGYPAIVNHEKETLFLRDIAQDICEVVEIEATMGGEDFSYYLVEKPGTFFFTGAEPVDYAPHHHPKFDIDEKGMLVAAKVLLTAALDYQFLE; from the coding sequence ATGAAACAAAATTTATTTGAAAAGATCGATGCTCATTTTGAAGAAATGGTGGCTATTCGCCGCCATCTACATATGCATCCAGAACTTAGTTTCCACGAGAAAGAAACAGCAAACTACATTATTCAATTTTATAAAAAACTTGGTATACCAGTTGAACCGAATGTCAGCGGCTTCGGACTCATCGCACGCATAAAAGGTAACAAACCGGGTAAAACAATTGCCTTACGCGCAGATTTTGATGCACTCCCAATTCAAGATGAAAAAGATGTGCCATACAAATCGACCGTTCCTGGTGTCATGCATGCTTGTGGTCATGATGGCCATACTGCCACATTATTAATCCTAGGTAAGCTACTTTGGGAAATGCGTGATCAATTAGTTGGTGAGTACGTGCTCATTCATCAACATGCAGAGGAAGCTGATCCAGGCGGTGCAATTGGAATGGTGCAAGCAGGTGCATTAAACGGTGTTGATGCCATTTTTGGTACACATTTATCATCTAATCATCCGACTGGCATGATTGGCTATCGTGTAGGGCCAATGATGGCAGCTGTCGATAGTTTTGAAATGAAAATTCAAGGTAAAGGTGGCCATGGTGCTCACCCTCACCAAACGAAGGATGCCATTGTCATCGGTTCTCAACTGGTTATGAATCTACAACAGCTCGTTGCTCGTCGTGTTGCACCAACTGAATCTGCAGTGCTCACGGTTGGCTCATTTGTGGCATCTAATGCCGACAATATTATTGCTGATACAGCCTATTTAAACGGGACTATTCGTACATTTGAAAAGGATATACGTGAAACAATGGAACGTGAATTTAAACGTGTTGTACAAGGCACTGAAATTGCCCACGATTGTACAATTGAACTAGATTATCGCCGTGGTTATCCAGCAATCGTTAACCACGAAAAAGAAACATTATTTCTACGTGATATTGCACAGGATATTTGCGAGGTTGTTGAAATTGAAGCAACTATGGGTGGCGAGGATTTTTCATATTACTTAGTAGAAAAACCAGGTACATTCTTCTTCACCGGAGCCGAACCTGTTGACTACGCGCCACATCACCATCCAAAGTTTGATATCGATGAAAAAGGAATGCTCGTTGCAGCAAAGGTGCTGTTAACCGCTGCCTTGGACTATCAATTCCTGGAATAA
- a CDS encoding glycosyltransferase family 2 protein: MVTISLCMIVKNEEDVIGRCLESVKDLVDEINIVDTGSTDKTKQIVEQFTDRIFDFEWIQHFAAARNYSFQQATQEFVLWLDADDVFTAEDQKKFKTLKESFPANIDAVSMNYNLSFDDEGNVSSLLRRYRLVRRDKQFQWIGAVHEYLDVGGKLYDSDVAVSHLPLSHDHTRNISIYKQLVQSGKSLSPRDTFYYANELMDHDYHEDAIFYYEQFLTSKLGWVEDNIRACFKLADCYSNLNDKENNLTSILRSFEYDIPRPEACCRLGYHFMEQAKNYEAIFWYEQALVIIQKPNAPFQDKTFTTWLPHLQLCVLYDRLQQYELANAHNELASTFLPNDEKILYNKNYFDRILTKES, from the coding sequence ATGGTGACAATTAGTTTATGTATGATTGTAAAAAATGAGGAAGATGTCATTGGCAGATGCTTAGAATCTGTAAAGGATTTAGTAGATGAAATTAATATAGTAGATACTGGCTCAACCGACAAGACAAAGCAAATTGTCGAACAGTTCACAGATCGTATTTTTGATTTTGAATGGATTCAGCATTTTGCTGCTGCTCGAAACTATTCATTTCAGCAAGCAACTCAGGAATTCGTTCTGTGGTTAGATGCAGATGATGTTTTCACAGCTGAAGATCAAAAAAAATTCAAAACACTAAAAGAATCTTTTCCCGCTAATATAGATGCAGTCTCTATGAACTATAATTTGAGCTTTGATGATGAAGGAAATGTAAGTTCACTATTAAGAAGATATCGTTTAGTCAGAAGAGATAAACAATTTCAATGGATTGGTGCAGTACACGAATATTTAGATGTTGGCGGAAAGCTGTATGACAGTGATGTTGCTGTAAGCCATTTACCTCTCAGTCATGATCATACTCGGAATATTAGTATTTATAAACAACTTGTTCAATCCGGGAAATCGCTATCGCCACGTGATACTTTCTATTACGCCAACGAGTTAATGGACCATGATTATCATGAGGATGCAATATTTTACTATGAGCAATTTTTGACGTCTAAATTGGGATGGGTTGAAGATAATATTCGCGCCTGCTTTAAGTTAGCAGATTGTTACTCTAATTTAAATGATAAGGAAAATAACCTAACGTCCATCTTGAGGAGTTTTGAATACGACATCCCACGCCCAGAAGCTTGCTGTAGATTAGGCTATCATTTTATGGAACAAGCTAAAAATTACGAAGCAATTTTTTGGTATGAACAAGCGCTTGTAATCATACAAAAACCTAATGCCCCCTTTCAAGATAAAACCTTCACAACCTGGTTACCGCATTTACAATTATGCGTCCTCTATGATCGATTACAGCAATACGAACTAGCGAATGCCCACAATGAACTAGCAAGTACTTTCTTACCAAATGACGAGAAAATTTTGTATAACAAAAACTATTTCGATCGTATCTTAACAAAGGAAAGTTAG
- a CDS encoding tryptophan transporter — protein sequence MNTKNLVLMALLVGVGAALYVVTPGMVNGMKPDFMLTMMFIGILLFPTVKETFLLSLTTGVLSGLFTTFPAGLVPNIIDKAVTGFVFLAILIVLKKGLSNFVGSAVLVGLGTILSGTVFLSVALFVFNANVGATFTMLFVGVVLPAVAFNVIAFVIIYPIVVKLVKRSNFKTAISQA from the coding sequence ATGAATACAAAAAACTTAGTTTTAATGGCACTCTTAGTTGGTGTCGGTGCTGCACTTTATGTGGTCACACCAGGTATGGTAAATGGTATGAAGCCTGACTTCATGTTAACAATGATGTTTATCGGAATTTTATTGTTTCCTACAGTGAAAGAAACGTTCTTGCTTTCTTTAACAACTGGGGTGCTATCCGGTTTATTTACAACATTTCCAGCAGGTTTAGTCCCAAACATTATTGATAAAGCTGTGACTGGTTTTGTCTTTTTAGCAATCCTAATCGTGCTGAAAAAAGGGCTAAGTAATTTTGTAGGATCAGCTGTTTTAGTTGGTTTAGGAACCATTTTATCGGGTACAGTTTTTTTATCGGTTGCCCTTTTCGTGTTCAATGCTAACGTTGGTGCTACATTCACAATGTTATTTGTAGGTGTTGTGTTACCAGCAGTAGCATTTAATGTCATTGCTTTTGTGATTATTTATCCAATAGTTGTGAAATTAGTGAAACGATCAAACTTCAAAACAGCCATTTCCCAAGCTTAA
- a CDS encoding ABC transporter permease codes for MKNLRDVWSSRFMHYIGEVQKYMQFIFTGHIAIVLVFLIGAGGYQYSEWLKIITTDFPAEPLIAIIIGVLLAFSRPTTLLREPDQVYLLPLESKMSQYFKKALAWTFWSQVWIVAIVYIVSIPLLKAVTELETFDIWAVFFLVVVLKYFSVQGEFSYRYSERGHFIWVDRFVRAVIFGVTVYMGLQTKPILACIAAVIGCAYIVFFRKKSVGEPVPYEHFVKLEQNRMMSFYRFANYFTDVPHLRGSIRRRGWLDWLYKFVPYTKGNAQKYLVFRTFVRTDDHFYLWLRLTVISAVIAAFVDIPVVTWIVAGALSFATTIQLKQALISSGEFRMDMLYPLPENARNLAVKQVVRLAMITQTIIVGLSGMAQPMFYVTSIIVYVVSELTAKMSKS; via the coding sequence ATGAAGAACTTGCGTGATGTATGGTCCTCGCGCTTCATGCATTATATAGGTGAAGTACAAAAATATATGCAGTTTATTTTTACAGGGCATATAGCAATTGTACTTGTCTTTCTTATTGGAGCAGGGGGCTATCAATATAGTGAATGGCTAAAAATTATAACGACTGATTTTCCAGCAGAGCCGTTAATTGCGATTATAATCGGTGTTTTACTGGCTTTTAGTCGACCGACGACATTATTGCGTGAGCCGGACCAAGTATATTTACTACCATTAGAATCAAAGATGTCGCAGTATTTTAAAAAGGCACTTGCTTGGACTTTTTGGTCACAGGTATGGATTGTGGCGATTGTTTATATTGTAAGTATTCCTTTATTGAAAGCAGTTACTGAGTTAGAGACATTTGATATTTGGGCGGTATTTTTCCTCGTTGTCGTACTGAAGTATTTCAGTGTGCAAGGAGAGTTCAGTTATCGATATAGTGAACGTGGACATTTTATATGGGTGGATAGATTTGTTCGCGCTGTAATATTTGGTGTAACTGTTTATATGGGGCTTCAGACAAAGCCAATCCTCGCATGTATTGCCGCTGTAATTGGTTGTGCATATATAGTTTTCTTCCGGAAAAAATCTGTGGGAGAGCCTGTGCCATACGAACATTTTGTAAAGTTAGAACAAAATCGTATGATGAGCTTTTACCGCTTTGCCAACTATTTTACGGACGTACCCCATTTACGTGGCAGTATTCGACGTCGAGGTTGGTTAGATTGGCTTTACAAGTTTGTGCCATATACAAAAGGAAATGCCCAAAAGTATTTGGTATTCCGTACATTCGTGCGTACAGACGATCATTTTTATTTATGGCTCCGCTTAACGGTGATTTCAGCTGTTATTGCTGCCTTTGTAGATATTCCAGTGGTTACGTGGATTGTCGCTGGTGCATTAAGTTTTGCAACAACGATTCAGTTAAAGCAGGCATTAATATCAAGTGGGGAATTCCGTATGGACATGCTATATCCACTACCAGAGAATGCACGTAATCTAGCGGTCAAACAGGTAGTACGACTTGCGATGATTACCCAGACTATAATTGTAGGTCTAAGCGGCATGGCACAGCCAATGTTCTATGTAACATCTATCATCGTTTATGTTGTAAGTGAATTGACTGCGAAAATGTCGAAATCTTAA
- the hemH gene encoding ferrochelatase: MKEVKGLLVMAYGTPYKEEDIEPYYTHIRHGRRPSEEHLEDLRSRYEAIGGLSPLAAATQAQAEALCARLNEVQDDVEYKLFIGLKHIHPFIEDAVEEMVAAGIKEAVSIVLAPHFSTFSIKSYNGRATEAAGERLTITSVESWYDEPKFIDYWKNKVNEIFDAMSEEGREKACLIVSAHSLPTKIKEMGDPYEDQLIETARLIQEATGVNNVEVGWQSAGQTPEPWFGPDVQDLTRDLYEKKGFHSFVYTPVGFVTEHLEVLYDNDYECKVVCEELGVEYYRPAMPNTHPLFIDAMVDAIHKKLS; encoded by the coding sequence ATGAAAGAAGTTAAAGGCTTATTAGTAATGGCATATGGTACACCCTACAAAGAAGAAGATATTGAACCCTATTATACGCATATTCGACATGGACGTAGACCATCAGAGGAGCATCTAGAAGATTTGCGTAGTCGCTATGAGGCAATCGGTGGTTTATCACCATTGGCAGCAGCCACGCAAGCGCAGGCAGAAGCTTTATGTGCACGTTTAAATGAGGTACAAGACGATGTAGAATATAAACTATTTATTGGTTTAAAACACATCCATCCATTTATCGAGGATGCTGTAGAGGAAATGGTTGCTGCAGGTATTAAAGAAGCAGTCTCTATCGTATTAGCACCTCACTTCTCAACATTCTCAATCAAATCATATAATGGTCGTGCTACGGAGGCAGCTGGTGAACGACTAACAATTACCTCTGTTGAATCTTGGTATGATGAGCCAAAATTCATTGATTATTGGAAGAACAAAGTAAATGAAATATTTGATGCTATGTCCGAAGAGGGACGTGAAAAGGCTTGTTTAATCGTATCAGCACATTCACTCCCTACGAAAATTAAAGAAATGGGTGACCCTTACGAAGATCAATTAATCGAAACGGCTCGTCTGATTCAAGAAGCTACTGGTGTGAACAATGTAGAGGTAGGTTGGCAATCAGCAGGACAAACGCCTGAACCTTGGTTTGGACCGGACGTGCAGGATTTAACACGTGATCTTTATGAGAAAAAGGGTTTTCATTCATTTGTATACACACCTGTTGGCTTCGTAACAGAACATTTAGAAGTTCTTTACGATAACGATTATGAATGTAAAGTTGTTTGTGAGGAGCTAGGAGTAGAATACTATCGCCCAGCAATGCCAAATACACATCCATTATTTATAGATGCGATGGTAGACGCTATTCATAAAAAACTAAGCTAA
- a CDS encoding HIT family protein — MSDCLFCKIIDGSIPSTKVYEDDHVYAFADIAPVAKGHTLLIPKHHCQDLFEMPEDVARNLYAAAPKVANAIKAAFNPIGMNTINNNGAAAGQTVFHYHLHFIPKYDEKEGLGLNWQTQKYTLEQLADVAESIKANL; from the coding sequence ATGAGCGATTGCCTATTTTGCAAAATTATTGATGGATCAATTCCGAGTACTAAAGTTTATGAAGACGACCATGTATATGCCTTCGCAGACATTGCACCTGTAGCAAAAGGTCACACACTATTAATTCCAAAGCATCACTGCCAGGATCTTTTCGAAATGCCAGAGGATGTAGCACGGAATTTATATGCGGCAGCACCAAAAGTGGCTAATGCGATTAAGGCTGCATTTAATCCAATTGGCATGAATACCATAAACAACAATGGAGCTGCTGCTGGACAAACTGTTTTTCACTACCACTTACATTTTATTCCGAAGTACGATGAAAAAGAAGGCTTAGGCTTAAATTGGCAAACACAAAAATATACGCTTGAGCAGTTAGCTGATGTTGCAGAAAGCATTAAAGCCAACCTTTAA